A genomic stretch from Acinonyx jubatus isolate Ajub_Pintada_27869175 chromosome E2, VMU_Ajub_asm_v1.0, whole genome shotgun sequence includes:
- the ZNF527 gene encoding zinc finger protein 527 isoform X3, with amino-acid sequence MWETLQYNWESWYEIKELPPKWYIDEEEISQGMVMERLTSYNLEYSSFREAWKYEGEFERHQQNQERHFRQVTTLREIPAVKRDNKYNNSERSVLLKSVLSTQERVPTVEQMHTFDIYDKMFPPNSILIEHKRLPAEKESSIDNECEEFNQNTYLSKDIGSPPGEKPYESNDFSNLLSFHSLLTQHQTTHFGKLPHGFNECDDAFSCYSFFTQPQRIHSGEKPYACNDCGKAFSHDFFLSEHQRSHIGEKPYECKECKKAFRQSAHLAQHQRIHTGEKPFACNECGKAFSRYAFLVEHQRIHTGEKPYECKECNKAFRQSAHLNQHQRIHTGEKPYECNQCGKAFSRRIALTLHQRIHTGEKPFKCNECGKTFGYRSHLNQHQRIHTGEKPYECIKCGKFFRTDSQLNRHHRIHTGERPFECSKCGKAFSDALVLIHHKRSHAGEKPYECNKCGKAFSCGSYLNQHQRIHTGEKPYECNECGKAFHQILSLRLHQRIHAGDKPYNCSECGTNFSCASALRRHQKIHNKETL; translated from the coding sequence TGAAGAGGAAATATCCCAGGGCATGGTAATGGAAAGACTTACAAGTTATAACCTTGAATATTCCAGTTTCAGAGAAGCCTGGAAATACGAGGGTGAATTTGAGCGGCATCAACAAAATCAGGAGAGGCATTTCCGGCAAGTGACAACTCTTAGGGAAATCCCTGCTGtgaaaagagacaataaatataACAATTCTGAGAGAAGTGTTCTCTTGAAGTCAGTACTTTCGACACAAGAGAGAGTTCCCACAGTAGAGCAAATGCATACATTTGATATTTATGATAAAATGTTTCCCCCAAATTCCATCCTAATTGAACATAAAAGATTACCTGCTGAGAAAGAATCTTCGATAGATAATGAATGTGAAGAATTCAACCAGAATACATACCTTAGTAAAGATATAGGAAGTCCTCCTGGGGAGAAACCTTATGAAAGTAATGATTTTTCAAATCTCTTAAGTTTCCATTCATTACTTACTCAACATCAGACGACTCATTTTGGAAAATTACCACATGGATTCAATGAATGTGATGATGCCTTTAGCTGTTACTCCTTCTTTACTCAACCTCAGAGAATTCACAGTGGAGAGAAACCATATGCATGCAATGACTGTGGAAAAGCCTTTAGCCATGACTTCTTTCTCAGTGAACATCAAAGAAGTCATAttggagagaaaccttatgagTGTAAGGAATGTAAGAAAGCTTTCAGACAGAGTGCACACCTTGCTCAACATCAGAGAATCCACACCGGAGAGAAACCCTTTGCATGCaatgaatgtgggaaggcctttagcCGTTATGCCTTCCTTGTtgaacatcagagaattcacacaggggagaaaccatatgaatgtaaggaatgtaaCAAAGCCTTCAGACAGAGCGCACACCTCAAtcaacatcagagaattcacactggagagaaaccctatgaatgtaatcaatgtggaaaagccttcagcAGACGCATTGCCCTTACTCTGCATCAAAGGattcatacaggagagaaaccctttaaatgtaatgaatgtgggaagacTTTTGGCTATCGCTCACACCTTAAtcaacatcagagaattcatacaggTGAAAAGCCCTATGAATGCATCAAATGTGGGAAGTTTTTTAGGACTGACTCACAACTTAATCGACATCATAGAATACATACTGGAGAGAGACCTTTTGAATGCAGtaaatgtgggaaagccttcagtgaTGCTTTAGTTCTAATTCATCATAAGAGAAGTCATGcgggagagaaaccctatgaatgtaacaaatgtgggaaggccttcagtTGTGGCTCATACCTTAAtcaacatcagagaattcatactggagagaaaccctatgaatgtaatgaatgtgggaaggctTTCCATCAGATCTTGTCCCTTAGGCTACACCAGAGAATTCATGCTGGAGACAAACCCTATAACTGCAGTGAATGTGGGACTAATTTTAGCTGTGCCTCAGCCCTTAGACGACATCAGAAAATTCATAATAAAGAAACTCTCTGA